Proteins co-encoded in one Papaver somniferum cultivar HN1 chromosome 5, ASM357369v1, whole genome shotgun sequence genomic window:
- the LOC113284321 gene encoding axial regulator YABBY 3-like has translation MSSSSAFSLDHLSPSEQLCYVHCNLCDTVLAVSVPCSSLYKTVTVRCGHCTNLLSVNMRGLLLPAASNQLHLGHAFFPPPPPPPPTHHNLMEEISNLQPPNLLMDQQQHNPNYNESTIPRGGIHQDDLPRQPVANKPPEKRQRVPSAYNRFIKDEIQRIKAGNPDITHRQAFSAAAKNWAHFPHIHFGLMPDQTAGKKNNVRQQDGEDVPFKDGFFTAANNNQQLGVSPY, from the exons atgTCATCCTCTTCTGCCTTTTCTCTGGACCACCTATCTCCTTCCGAGCAGCTCTGTTATGTCCATTGCAACCTCTGTGATACAGTTCTTGCG GTGAGCGTTCCTTGTAGCAGTTTGTACAAGACAGTTACGGTTAGATGCGGTCACTGCACCAATCTTCTCTCTGTCAATATGCGTGGGTTGCTTCTACCTGCTGCATCTAATCAACTTCACCTTGGCCATGCCTTCttccctccaccaccaccacctcctcctactCATCACAATCtcatg GAAGAGATCTCAAACCTACAACCACCTAACTTGTTGATGGATCAGCAACAACATAACCCTAACTATAATGAATCAACAATTCCAAGAGGAGGAATTCATCAGGATGATCTCCCTAGGCAGCCCGTTGCTAACAAAC CTCCGGAGAAGAGACAGAGAGTCCCCTCTGCGTACAACCGTTTCATCAA GGACGAGATCCAACGCATCAAAGCTGGGAATCCAGATATAACTCATAGACAAGCGTTCAGTGCCGCTGCGAAGAAT TGGGCACATTTCCCACACATTCATTTTGGTCTCATGCCAGACCAAACTGCTGGAAAGAAAAATAACGTGCGCCAGCAG GATGGAGAGGATGTTCCATTCAAAGATGGGTTCTTCACTGCAGCTAATAATAACCAGCAGCTGGGAGTCTCTCCCTACTAA